Proteins co-encoded in one Clarias gariepinus isolate MV-2021 ecotype Netherlands chromosome 13, CGAR_prim_01v2, whole genome shotgun sequence genomic window:
- the vcpkmt gene encoding protein-lysine methyltransferase METTL21D, with translation MAVSPEQQISSSYFVREIEKNDGSVLKLYQYSTGDVGCVVWDAAIVLSKYLETEQFCNSQSGVSTWSCKHMIELGAGTGLVGIMAASLGANVTVTDLEDLQPLLELNIRENRDLLSTGSITAKVLKWGGNVTDFLPYPDYILMADCIYYEQSVVPLVETLKLLAGPETCVICCYEQRTMGVNPEIEKRFFELLLQDFKAEKVPAERQDPEFNSPDIHILRLRRRHN, from the exons ATGGCGGTCTCACCCGAGCAGCAGATTTCGAGCTCTTATTTTGTTagagaaattgagaaaaatgaCGGCTCTGTTTTGAAACTATATCAGTATAGTACAGGCGATGTAGGGTGCGTGGTTTGGGACGCGGCCATTGTGCTATCAAAATATCTCGAGACAGAGCAGTTTTGTAATTCCCAGTCAGGGGTCAGTACATGGTCCTGCAAACACATGATTGAGCTTGGCGCTGGAACAGGACTGGTTGGTATCATGGCCGCATCTTTGGG AGCCAACGTCACAGTGACAGATCTGGAGGATCTCCAGCCTCTTCTTGAACTAAACATCCGGGAAAATCGAGACCTCCTCAGTACAGGCTCAATTACAGCCAAGGTACTGAAATG GGGTGGAAATGTGACTGACTTCTTACCATATCCAGATTATATTCTAATGGCTGACTGCATCTATTATGAACAG TCTGTGGTGCCGCTTGTAGAGACCTTGAAGCTCTTGGCCGGACCTGAGACCTGCGTTATCTGCTGCTATGAGCAGCGCACTATGGGAGTTAATCCTGAAATAGAGAAGAGATTTTTTGAG TTGTTGTTGCAAGATTTCAAGGCTGAGAAGGTGCCAGCCGAACGACAAGACCCTGAGTTTAATAGTCCTGACATTCACATTCTACGTCTACGGCGCAGACATAACTGA
- the tex36 gene encoding testis-expressed protein 36, with amino-acid sequence MTKGGKRYANMDQDGRWFAHVDSQQCKVTREACTTTGAMLSQGTSQRMQEQQRFPKKCISHEKKTMSRTYPFSTHDNRSSLQESIETYDEVLGRKKCLDDRRQHKSHFCLCHDGSVCAVSLGSRDNSIYQSDFLTQQNTESTEGTQGSRRFPRNHLKKSQQAAKAQAEERYMWFGRHDMNRRIPLSVLAAANLSSGIPHS; translated from the exons ATGACTAAAGGAGGAAAGAGATACGCAAATATGGACCAAGATGGCAGATGG tttgccCATGTTGACTCACAACAGTGTAAGGTAACACGAGAAGCCTGTACCACCACAGGAGCCATGCTATCCCAGGGCACATCACAACGCATGCAAGAACAACAGAGATTTCCCAAAAAATGTATCAGCCATGAAAAG aagaCAATGAGCAGGACCTATCCATTTTCAACGCATGATAACCGAAGTTCACTGCAAGAAAGTATAGAGACCTATGATGAA GTCTTGGGTCGTAAGAAGTGTCTGGATGACCGCCGACAGCATAAATCTCACTTCTGTCTCTGTcatgatggcagtgtgtgtgcagtaagTTTGGGGAGCAGGGATAATTCAATATATCAGAGTGACTTTCTGACCCAGCAGAACACAGAGAGCACAGAAGGCACACAGGGCAGCCGCCGTTTTCCCAGGAACCACCTAAAGAAGTCACAGCAGGCTGCAAAGGCCCAGGCTGAAGAGCGTTACATGTGGTTTGGAAGGCATGATATGAATCGCCGCATACCTCTCAGTGTACTGGCAGCTGCCAACCTCTCCTCAGGAATACCTCATTCATAG